One Urocitellus parryii isolate mUroPar1 chromosome 9, mUroPar1.hap1, whole genome shotgun sequence DNA segment encodes these proteins:
- the LOC113194619 gene encoding left-right determination factor 2-like isoform X1, which yields MRPLWLCWALWVLPLTRPGEALTEQQILESLLRQLRLNQVPVLDKADVEGLTIPDEVRAQYVTLLQHSHGDRSRGKRFSQSFPEVAGKFLVSEASTYLLVFGMEQRLPANSELVQAVLRLFQEPVPQAALLRQERNAWVRVTIEWLRFRDDGSNRTSLIDSRLVSIHESGWKAFDVTEAVNFWQQLSRPRQPLLLQVSVQREHLGPGASGAPQLVRFAAQGALGAEQSEPQLELHTLDLKDYGAQGNCDPEAPVTQGTRCCRQQMYLDLQGMKWAENWVLEPPGFLVYECVGSCLQPPESLTFKWPYLGPRQCIASETTSLPVIVNIKEGGRTRPQVVSLPNLRVQKCSCASDGAPVPRGLEP from the exons ATGCGACCTCTGTGGCTCTGTTGGGCTCTCTGGGTGCTGCCCCTGACCAGGCCTGGGGAGGCCCTGACCGAACAGCAGATCCTGGAAAGCCTGCTGAGGCAGCTGAGGCTCAACCAAGTGCCAGTCCTGGACAAGGCTGATGTGGAAGGGTTGACCATCCCTGATGAAGTCCGGGCCCAATATGTGACCCTGTTGCAGCACAGCCATGGGGACCGATCCCGTGGAAAGAGGTTCAGCCAGAGCTTTCCAG AGGTGGCTGGCAAGTTCCTGGTGTCTGAGGCTTCCACGTACCTGCTGGTGTTTGGCATGGAGCAGCGGCTGCCCGCCAACAGCGAACTGGTGCAGGCTGTGCTGCGGCTCTTCCAGGAACCGGTCCCTCAGGCTGCCCTCCTCAGGCAAGAGCGAAACGCCTGGGTTCGGGTCACCATTGAGTGGCTGCGCTTTCGCGACGATGGCTCCAACCGCACCTCTCTCATAGACTCCAG GCTGGTGTCCATCCACGAGAGCGGCTGGAAGGCCTTCGATGTGACCGAGGCTGTGAACTTCTGGCAGCAGCTGAGCCGGCCCCGGCAGCCCCTGCTGCTGCAGGTGTCGGTGCAGAGGGAGCACCTGGGCCCTGGGGCCTCGGGCGCACCCCAGCTGGTCCGCTTCGCCGCGCAGGGGGCACTAGGAGCTGAGCAGAGCGAGCCCCAGCTGGAGTTACACACGCTGGATCTCAAGGACTATGG AGCTCAAGGTAATTGTGACCCTGAGGCACCAGTGACCCAGGGCACCCGCTGCTGCCGCCAGCAGATGTATTTGGACCTTCAGGGAATGAAGTGGGCTGAGAACTGGGTCCTGGAGCCCCCAGGCTTCCTGGTCTATGAATGTGTGGGCAGCTGCCTGCAGCCCCCAGAGTCCCTGACCTTCAAGTGGCCATATCTGGGGCCAAGACAGTGCATCGCCTCAGAGACAACCTCGCTGCCCGTGATTGTGAACATCAAGGAAGGAGGCAGGACCAGGCCCCAGGTGGTCAGCCTGCCCAACCTGAGGGTGCAGAAGTGCAGCTGTGCCTCAGATGGGGCTCCTGTGCCAAGGGGGCTAGAGCCATAG
- the LOC113194619 gene encoding left-right determination factor 2-like isoform X2, with translation MRPLWLCWALWVLPLTRPGEALTEQQILESLLRQLRLNQVPVLDKADVEGLTIPDEVRAQYVTLLQHSHGDRSRGKRFSQSFPEVAGKFLVSEAALLRQERNAWVRVTIEWLRFRDDGSNRTSLIDSRLVSIHESGWKAFDVTEAVNFWQQLSRPRQPLLLQVSVQREHLGPGASGAPQLVRFAAQGALGAEQSEPQLELHTLDLKDYGAQGNCDPEAPVTQGTRCCRQQMYLDLQGMKWAENWVLEPPGFLVYECVGSCLQPPESLTFKWPYLGPRQCIASETTSLPVIVNIKEGGRTRPQVVSLPNLRVQKCSCASDGAPVPRGLEP, from the exons ATGCGACCTCTGTGGCTCTGTTGGGCTCTCTGGGTGCTGCCCCTGACCAGGCCTGGGGAGGCCCTGACCGAACAGCAGATCCTGGAAAGCCTGCTGAGGCAGCTGAGGCTCAACCAAGTGCCAGTCCTGGACAAGGCTGATGTGGAAGGGTTGACCATCCCTGATGAAGTCCGGGCCCAATATGTGACCCTGTTGCAGCACAGCCATGGGGACCGATCCCGTGGAAAGAGGTTCAGCCAGAGCTTTCCAG AGGTGGCTGGCAAGTTCCTGGTGTCTGAG GCTGCCCTCCTCAGGCAAGAGCGAAACGCCTGGGTTCGGGTCACCATTGAGTGGCTGCGCTTTCGCGACGATGGCTCCAACCGCACCTCTCTCATAGACTCCAG GCTGGTGTCCATCCACGAGAGCGGCTGGAAGGCCTTCGATGTGACCGAGGCTGTGAACTTCTGGCAGCAGCTGAGCCGGCCCCGGCAGCCCCTGCTGCTGCAGGTGTCGGTGCAGAGGGAGCACCTGGGCCCTGGGGCCTCGGGCGCACCCCAGCTGGTCCGCTTCGCCGCGCAGGGGGCACTAGGAGCTGAGCAGAGCGAGCCCCAGCTGGAGTTACACACGCTGGATCTCAAGGACTATGG AGCTCAAGGTAATTGTGACCCTGAGGCACCAGTGACCCAGGGCACCCGCTGCTGCCGCCAGCAGATGTATTTGGACCTTCAGGGAATGAAGTGGGCTGAGAACTGGGTCCTGGAGCCCCCAGGCTTCCTGGTCTATGAATGTGTGGGCAGCTGCCTGCAGCCCCCAGAGTCCCTGACCTTCAAGTGGCCATATCTGGGGCCAAGACAGTGCATCGCCTCAGAGACAACCTCGCTGCCCGTGATTGTGAACATCAAGGAAGGAGGCAGGACCAGGCCCCAGGTGGTCAGCCTGCCCAACCTGAGGGTGCAGAAGTGCAGCTGTGCCTCAGATGGGGCTCCTGTGCCAAGGGGGCTAGAGCCATAG